The Geobacillus stearothermophilus ATCC 12980 genome contains a region encoding:
- a CDS encoding YpfB family protein — translation MKRIEELLWKLVAIQAICLLIAQWLVLYTPAALYIGKVYEYEGVAKPTKTETIETAVDR, via the coding sequence ATGAAGCGGATCGAAGAGCTGTTATGGAAGCTTGTCGCGATTCAGGCGATTTGTCTGCTCATCGCCCAATGGCTTGTTCTGTACACGCCGGCGGCGCTTTATATCGGCAAAGTATATGAGTATGAGGGAGTCGCCAAGCCGACAAAAACAGAAACGATCGAAACGGCCGTCGACCGCTGA
- a CDS encoding flagellar brake protein, which translates to MIKIGDPIRLEPLDGSARQYRSKVLAVDGGAIHIGYPVDEQTGKTVYLLNGMQFKASFVSQEGTLYMFDTEVKGKVHDPLPMVVLDYRGDEYVIRIQRRRYVRVRANVDAAVHPLGGGEFAPFVTMTADISAGGAVLYIPMTHAPLLRPGMSVELWLVLTMRSGDCHYVRTKATVVRMAVDEHSGARMAVEFAGLASQDRVRLIRHNFERQLEEKGINKETAWNTARKNGRRGCSP; encoded by the coding sequence ATGATCAAAATTGGGGATCCGATTCGGCTTGAGCCGCTTGATGGCTCGGCACGCCAATACCGAAGCAAAGTGCTTGCCGTCGACGGCGGGGCGATCCATATTGGCTACCCCGTTGACGAGCAGACGGGAAAAACAGTGTATTTGTTAAACGGGATGCAGTTTAAGGCAAGTTTTGTCAGCCAAGAAGGAACGTTATACATGTTTGACACCGAGGTAAAAGGGAAAGTGCATGATCCGTTGCCAATGGTGGTCTTGGATTACCGAGGCGACGAATATGTCATCCGCATTCAGCGCCGCCGCTATGTGCGGGTGAGAGCGAATGTTGACGCTGCCGTCCACCCGCTTGGTGGAGGCGAGTTTGCCCCGTTTGTGACGATGACAGCCGATATTAGCGCAGGCGGGGCCGTTCTTTACATTCCGATGACGCACGCGCCGCTTCTGCGCCCCGGCATGTCAGTCGAGCTTTGGCTCGTGCTGACGATGCGCTCCGGCGACTGTCATTATGTGCGCACGAAGGCGACGGTCGTCCGCATGGCTGTCGACGAGCACAGCGGGGCGAGAATGGCGGTCGAGTTTGCCGGCCTCGCCTCGCAAGATCGCGTCCGGCTCATCCGCCACAACTTCGAACGGCAGCTTGAAGAGAAGGGAATAAATAAGGAGACGGCGTGGAATACTGCTAGAAAAAACGGAAGGCGGGGTTGTTCGCCATGA
- the ypeB gene encoding germination protein YpeB translates to MVRNLLIAALVVAVVGTGYWGYREHQEKNAILIHAENNYQRAFHDLAYQIDLLHDKLGATLAMNSHASLSPALAEIWKIASEAHSDVGQLPLSLLPFNKTQEFLSQIGEFTYRTAVRDLQEEPLTKEEYKTLQGLYKSAGAIRQELRNVQHLVLENNLRWMDVELALATNDQKEDNIIIDGFKAVEKNVDTFSSSSEFGPSFIGLANEEKGFVRAKGRPVSKDEAKRIARDFLGLKGTEKIKVTESGKGADERFYSLTIHDPKTKGDIYMDITKNGGYPIWVLNSRPVGKPTISLHEATNRGMAFLKRHKFTGFELYDSTQYDNVAVLTFVKSENGVRIYPEAIQMKVALDNGHVVGFTARDYLSSSIPRPLPKPAITAEEVKKKLNPHLKVMEQRQAVIMNDLQKPVLCYEFLGTLGDDTYQLFMNASTGIEEKVEKLESVEPNYE, encoded by the coding sequence ATGGTGCGAAACTTACTGATTGCAGCGCTTGTCGTCGCTGTCGTCGGCACTGGTTACTGGGGCTATCGCGAGCATCAAGAGAAAAATGCGATCTTGATTCATGCGGAGAACAACTATCAGCGCGCCTTTCACGATCTGGCCTATCAAATTGACTTGCTTCACGATAAACTGGGCGCCACGCTGGCGATGAACTCGCATGCGTCATTGTCGCCGGCGCTCGCTGAAATATGGAAAATTGCCTCGGAAGCCCATTCCGATGTCGGACAGCTGCCGCTGTCGCTTTTGCCGTTTAACAAAACGCAAGAATTTTTGTCGCAAATCGGTGAATTCACCTACCGGACCGCAGTGCGTGATTTGCAAGAGGAGCCGTTGACAAAAGAAGAGTATAAGACGCTGCAAGGGCTGTATAAAAGTGCCGGGGCGATCCGCCAAGAGCTGCGCAATGTGCAGCATTTAGTCTTGGAAAACAATTTGCGCTGGATGGACGTCGAACTGGCGCTGGCAACGAACGATCAAAAAGAAGACAACATCATCATTGACGGCTTCAAAGCGGTCGAAAAAAATGTTGATACGTTCTCAAGTTCGTCCGAGTTTGGTCCGTCATTCATCGGCCTGGCCAACGAGGAAAAAGGGTTCGTCCGCGCGAAGGGCCGCCCGGTTTCCAAAGATGAAGCAAAGCGGATCGCACGCGATTTTCTCGGCTTGAAAGGAACGGAGAAGATCAAGGTGACGGAAAGCGGCAAAGGGGCCGACGAACGCTTTTACAGTTTGACGATTCACGATCCGAAAACAAAAGGCGATATTTACATGGATATAACGAAAAACGGCGGCTATCCGATTTGGGTGTTAAACAGCCGGCCGGTTGGCAAACCGACGATCAGCCTGCATGAGGCGACCAACCGCGGAATGGCGTTTTTGAAGCGGCACAAATTCACCGGGTTTGAGCTGTATGACAGCACACAGTACGATAACGTCGCCGTGCTCACGTTTGTGAAAAGCGAAAACGGCGTCCGCATCTACCCGGAAGCGATCCAAATGAAAGTGGCGCTTGACAACGGCCATGTCGTCGGCTTTACGGCGCGCGACTATTTGTCGTCGTCCATCCCGCGCCCGCTGCCGAAACCGGCGATCACTGCCGAAGAAGTGAAGAAAAAGTTGAATCCGCATCTAAAGGTAATGGAACAGCGCCAGGCGGTCATTATGAACGACTTGCAAAAGCCAGTGCTTTGCTACGAGTTTTTAGGGACGCTCGGTGATGATACGTATCAGCTGTTTATGAACGCGTCAACCGGCATAGAGGAAAAAGTGGAAAAGCTTGAAAGCGTCGAACCGAATTACGAATGA
- the sleB gene encoding spore cortex-lytic enzyme translates to MLMLIGLMTWMHPAGHAAAFSPQVIQRGAVGDDVIELQARLQYLGFYNGKIDGVFGWRTYWALRNFQYEYGLPVDGLAGAETKRKLVNASKYYESFVKEQIRQGNEFTHYGGIPLSQQVKKRGGGGGRTVKTTASNVPKGFSQNDIRLMANAVYGEARGEPYIGQVAVAAVILNRIEHPSFPDTVAGVIFQPGAFTAVADGQIWLTPNETAKKAVLDAINGWDPTGGAIYYFNPATATSAWIWSRPQIKRIGNHIFCK, encoded by the coding sequence ATGCTCATGTTGATCGGCCTGATGACATGGATGCATCCGGCCGGCCATGCGGCTGCTTTTTCCCCGCAGGTGATTCAGCGTGGCGCGGTTGGCGACGATGTCATTGAATTGCAGGCGCGGCTGCAGTATCTCGGCTTTTACAACGGAAAGATTGACGGCGTGTTCGGCTGGCGCACGTATTGGGCGCTGCGCAACTTTCAATACGAATACGGGCTGCCGGTCGATGGTCTGGCCGGCGCCGAGACGAAACGAAAGCTCGTGAACGCATCGAAATATTACGAGTCGTTTGTGAAAGAGCAAATCCGTCAAGGAAATGAGTTCACCCATTACGGCGGCATTCCGCTCAGCCAGCAGGTGAAAAAACGCGGCGGAGGCGGCGGGCGAACGGTGAAAACGACAGCATCCAATGTGCCGAAAGGGTTTTCGCAAAATGACATTCGACTCATGGCGAATGCTGTCTACGGCGAGGCGCGTGGTGAGCCGTACATCGGGCAAGTAGCCGTCGCGGCCGTCATTTTGAATCGGATCGAACACCCGTCGTTTCCGGACACGGTTGCCGGGGTGATCTTTCAGCCTGGGGCGTTCACCGCAGTGGCCGACGGACAAATTTGGCTGACGCCGAACGAAACGGCGAAAAAAGCGGTGCTCGATGCCATCAACGGCTGGGACCCGACCGGCGGGGCCATTTACTACTTTAATCCGGCGACGGCGACAAGCGCTTGGATTTGGAGCCGGCCGCAAATCAAGCGGATTGGAAACCATATTTTTTGCAAATAA
- the prsW gene encoding glutamic-type intramembrane protease PrsW codes for MFSLISAGVAPGVALLSYFYLKDEYEAEPLSFVLRMFFFGALLVFPIMFIEYVLAAEGIVSSPAAEAFFSAALLEEFVKWFVVYFFVYDHDEFDEPYDGIVYSASVSLGFATLENILYLLANGVDTAIARALLPVSSHALFAVIMGFYFGKAKFAGRKRRYYLWASFLLPFFLHGVYDWILLAQKQWGYYMGPFMLILWWVALRKVKQVKESVRVEKMPSVKSQA; via the coding sequence ATGTTTTCGTTGATTTCTGCCGGCGTCGCCCCCGGGGTGGCGCTGCTTAGCTATTTTTATTTAAAGGACGAGTATGAGGCCGAGCCGCTCTCCTTTGTGCTGCGCATGTTTTTTTTCGGCGCCTTGCTCGTTTTTCCGATTATGTTTATTGAGTATGTGCTCGCTGCCGAAGGGATCGTCTCCTCGCCGGCTGCCGAGGCGTTTTTCTCGGCGGCGTTGCTTGAGGAGTTCGTCAAATGGTTTGTCGTCTATTTTTTTGTCTACGACCATGACGAATTTGATGAGCCGTATGACGGCATTGTGTACAGCGCCAGCGTTTCGCTCGGATTTGCGACGCTCGAAAACATTTTGTATTTGCTCGCCAACGGAGTGGACACGGCAATCGCCCGGGCGCTCTTGCCGGTCTCAAGCCATGCCCTGTTTGCCGTCATTATGGGGTTTTATTTTGGCAAAGCCAAATTTGCCGGCCGAAAGCGCCGCTATTATTTATGGGCGTCGTTTTTGCTGCCGTTTTTCCTTCACGGCGTTTACGACTGGATTCTGCTCGCCCAAAAGCAGTGGGGGTATTACATGGGGCCGTTCATGCTCATCTTATGGTGGGTGGCGTTGCGCAAAGTGAAACAAGTGAAAGAATCCGTCCGCGTTGAGAAGATGCCATCCGTGAAAAGCCAAGCGTAA
- a CDS encoding asparaginase produces MAERKVVLLTTGGTIASKRNERSGRLKAGALSGEELASLCHLPKEIEVVVESVFQLPSMHLTFSHWLELKRRIEAHFADSSVDGIVVTHGTDALEETAYFLDLTIDDPRTIVVTGSQRAPFDLGSDVYINIRHAIYAACAETLRGAGTVVVFNERIFAAKYVKKEHASNIQGFNAFGFGYLGIIDNDEVYVYQKPIRREHFRLVHPLPPVDIVKCYVEADGKFIKAARESGVAGIVLEGVGRGQVAPNMVDEIVKAVNDGIKVVVTTSAEEGAVYTTYDYVGSAYDLHKKGVILGSDYDAKKARIKLAVALAAGAAVDGLFAY; encoded by the coding sequence GTGGCTGAACGGAAAGTTGTGCTGCTGACGACTGGCGGCACGATTGCCAGCAAACGAAATGAGCGCTCCGGCCGCCTAAAGGCCGGGGCATTGAGCGGCGAAGAGCTCGCTTCGCTCTGCCATTTGCCAAAGGAAATTGAAGTGGTGGTTGAGAGCGTGTTTCAGCTCCCGAGCATGCATTTGACGTTTTCGCATTGGCTTGAATTGAAAAGGCGGATTGAGGCGCATTTCGCCGATTCGTCTGTGGATGGCATCGTCGTCACCCACGGGACGGACGCGCTCGAGGAAACAGCGTATTTTCTTGATTTGACCATTGACGATCCGCGGACGATCGTCGTCACCGGCTCGCAGCGAGCTCCGTTTGATTTAGGGAGCGATGTGTATATCAACATCCGCCATGCCATTTATGCCGCGTGCGCTGAAACGCTGCGCGGGGCGGGGACGGTTGTCGTATTCAACGAGCGCATTTTTGCTGCGAAATATGTGAAAAAGGAGCATGCTTCCAACATTCAAGGGTTCAACGCATTCGGGTTCGGCTATTTGGGCATTATCGACAACGATGAAGTGTACGTGTACCAAAAGCCGATCCGGCGCGAGCATTTCCGGCTCGTGCATCCGCTTCCGCCTGTCGACATTGTGAAATGTTACGTGGAGGCGGACGGCAAGTTTATTAAAGCGGCCCGGGAAAGCGGCGTCGCCGGAATCGTGCTTGAAGGAGTCGGCCGCGGGCAAGTGGCGCCGAACATGGTGGATGAAATCGTCAAGGCCGTCAACGACGGGATTAAGGTCGTGGTGACGACGAGCGCTGAGGAGGGGGCGGTGTATACAACGTACGATTACGTGGGAAGCGCCTATGATTTGCATAAAAAAGGGGTCATTCTCGGTAGCGACTATGACGCGAAAAAAGCGCGCATCAAGCTCGCCGTCGCTCTCGCCGCCGGCGCCGCCGTTGACGGCTTGTTCGCCTATTAG
- a CDS encoding Glu/Leu/Phe/Val family dehydrogenase has product MAADKHTEEKGQQDDVLASTQIVIHRALEKLGYPEEVYELLKEPIRVLTVRIPVRMDDGSVKIFTGYRAQHNDAVGPTKGGVRFHPDVTEREVKALSIWMSLKCGIVDLPYGGGKGGIVCDPRTMSFRELERLSRGYVRAISQIVGPTKDIPAPDVFTNSQIMAWMMDEYSRIREFDSPGFITGKPLVLGGSHGRETATAKGVTICIREAAKKRGLSLEGARVVVQGFGNAGSYLAKFLHDAGAKVVGISDVYGALYDPNGLDIDYLLERRDSFGTVTKLFKNTISNKELLELDCDILVPAAIENQITAENAPRIKASIVVEAANGPTTLEATEILTQRGILLVPDVLASAGGVTVSYFEWVQNNQGYYWTEEEVEQRLEKVMVKAFNNVYEMAQTRRVDMRLAAYMVGVRKMAEACRFRGWV; this is encoded by the coding sequence ATGGCAGCCGATAAGCATACGGAGGAGAAGGGGCAACAAGACGACGTGCTGGCGTCGACACAAATTGTTATACATAGAGCGTTGGAAAAGCTCGGCTATCCGGAAGAGGTGTATGAGCTCTTGAAAGAGCCGATCCGCGTGCTGACCGTTCGCATTCCGGTGCGCATGGATGACGGATCGGTGAAAATTTTTACCGGCTACCGGGCGCAGCATAACGATGCCGTCGGCCCGACGAAAGGCGGGGTGCGCTTCCATCCAGACGTCACCGAGCGCGAAGTGAAAGCGCTGTCGATTTGGATGAGCTTAAAGTGCGGCATCGTCGACTTGCCGTATGGCGGCGGCAAAGGCGGGATCGTCTGCGACCCGCGCACGATGTCGTTCCGCGAACTGGAGCGTTTAAGCCGCGGCTACGTGCGCGCTATCAGCCAAATCGTAGGGCCGACAAAAGACATTCCGGCGCCGGATGTGTTTACAAACTCGCAAATTATGGCGTGGATGATGGATGAGTACAGCCGCATCCGCGAGTTCGATTCGCCGGGCTTCATCACCGGGAAACCGCTTGTCCTCGGCGGTTCGCATGGCCGGGAAACGGCGACGGCCAAAGGAGTGACGATTTGCATTCGTGAAGCGGCGAAAAAACGCGGCCTGTCGCTCGAAGGCGCGCGTGTCGTCGTCCAAGGGTTCGGCAACGCCGGCAGCTATTTGGCCAAATTTTTGCACGACGCCGGAGCGAAAGTCGTCGGCATTTCTGATGTGTACGGCGCGCTGTACGATCCGAACGGCCTTGACATCGACTATCTGCTCGAACGGCGCGACAGCTTTGGCACGGTGACGAAGCTGTTTAAAAATACGATTTCGAACAAAGAGCTTCTTGAGCTCGATTGCGATATTTTAGTGCCGGCGGCCATCGAAAACCAAATTACGGCTGAAAACGCCCCGCGCATTAAGGCGAGCATCGTCGTCGAGGCGGCGAACGGGCCGACGACGCTCGAGGCGACGGAAATTTTGACGCAACGTGGCATTTTGCTCGTCCCGGACGTGCTGGCGAGCGCCGGCGGCGTGACGGTGTCGTATTTCGAATGGGTGCAAAACAACCAAGGGTACTATTGGACGGAAGAAGAAGTGGAACAGCGGCTTGAAAAAGTGATGGTCAAAGCGTTCAATAACGTGTATGAAATGGCGCAGACGCGCCGCGTCGACATGCGCCTTGCCGCTTACATGGTCGGCGTTCGCAAAATGGCGGAAGCGTGCCGATTCCGCGGCTGGGTGTGA
- a CDS encoding genetic competence negative regulator, translating into MRLERLTHNKIKIFLTFDDLLDRGLTKDDLWKDTFKVHQLFRDMIEEASEELGFEVNGSIAVEVYSLPAQGMVVIVTNEGDYDDMEEEFADDYIEMQVTLDESDDIFYEFQAFEDVIQLAHRLHAVGCLDGTLYSYQGRFYLHVAEEPPIPLDNFVALLAEFGNPATITIHRVQEYGKQLIERRAIAQLVHYFRAN; encoded by the coding sequence ATGCGTCTTGAGCGCTTGACCCACAACAAAATTAAAATTTTCTTGACGTTTGACGATTTGCTGGACCGCGGGTTGACGAAAGACGATTTGTGGAAGGACACGTTTAAAGTCCATCAGCTGTTCCGCGATATGATCGAGGAAGCGAGCGAAGAGCTCGGCTTTGAGGTGAACGGATCGATCGCGGTCGAAGTCTACTCTTTACCGGCACAGGGCATGGTCGTTATCGTCACGAATGAAGGCGACTACGACGACATGGAAGAAGAATTCGCCGACGATTACATTGAGATGCAGGTAACGCTCGATGAGAGCGATGACATATTTTACGAATTCCAAGCGTTCGAAGATGTCATCCAGCTCGCTCATCGCCTGCATGCGGTCGGCTGCCTCGACGGCACGCTTTATTCGTATCAAGGCCGCTTTTACTTGCACGTTGCCGAGGAACCGCCGATTCCGCTCGACAACTTTGTCGCCTTGCTGGCCGAGTTTGGCAACCCAGCCACGATAACGATACACCGTGTGCAAGAATATGGAAAGCAGTTGATCGAACGGCGCGCCATTGCGCAGCTCGTTCACTATTTTCGGGCCAACTAG
- a CDS encoding metallophosphoesterase produces MIIGGMITSFLVLLGYIWKEAHSNWVRHVILSFPHFPDHWPPLTIFFISDIHRRIVSSRMLEEVRGKADLVVIGGDLAERGVPEARVRENVRRLREVAPVYFVWGNNDDEVDYDLQSVFEEERVHVLKNKAKVWEHGGVPVALIGVGDVSRKEADIDRALEHVPPQSFRILACHNPAIVARLREEQHISLVLSGHTHGGQIRFFSIGLYEKGGLKWQGSTAVLTSNGYGTTGVPLRLGAPAETHLITIVPGKPTPEKKCLSKTGKTM; encoded by the coding sequence ATGATCATCGGGGGAATGATCACGAGTTTTCTTGTTTTGCTTGGTTATATATGGAAAGAAGCGCACAGCAACTGGGTTCGTCACGTGATCCTGTCGTTTCCTCATTTTCCCGATCATTGGCCGCCGCTTACGATTTTTTTTATTTCTGATATTCATCGGCGGATCGTTTCGTCACGCATGCTTGAGGAAGTAAGGGGAAAAGCGGATCTTGTCGTGATTGGCGGGGATTTGGCCGAAAGAGGGGTGCCCGAAGCGCGCGTCCGTGAAAATGTGCGTCGGTTGCGCGAGGTCGCTCCTGTTTATTTTGTTTGGGGAAACAATGATGACGAAGTCGACTACGATCTTCAATCAGTGTTTGAGGAAGAGCGCGTCCACGTGCTCAAAAACAAAGCGAAAGTATGGGAGCACGGCGGTGTGCCGGTCGCGCTCATCGGCGTCGGCGATGTAAGCCGAAAGGAGGCGGATATCGATCGGGCGCTCGAACACGTTCCGCCTCAATCATTTCGTATATTAGCCTGCCATAACCCAGCGATCGTCGCTCGCCTAAGAGAGGAGCAGCACATTTCACTCGTGCTGAGCGGCCATACGCATGGAGGACAAATTCGCTTCTTTTCCATTGGGTTGTATGAAAAAGGAGGGCTCAAATGGCAGGGCAGCACGGCGGTGTTAACGAGTAACGGCTACGGGACGACCGGGGTGCCGCTTCGCCTCGGAGCGCCGGCAGAGACTCATCTCATCACGATTGTGCCCGGAAAACCGACACCTGAGAAAAAATGCTTGTCTAAAACCGGGAAAACGATGTAA
- a CDS encoding spore coat associated protein CotJA, giving the protein MFTTRKQYEPYISPFDPCPPIRVKTYVTAPNLYVGFQPPNLPQFPLREALMKGTLWQVFYDPYYSPYEGKRGDGS; this is encoded by the coding sequence ATGTTTACGACGCGCAAACAATATGAGCCGTACATCAGCCCGTTTGACCCGTGCCCGCCGATCCGCGTCAAAACGTACGTCACCGCGCCCAACTTGTATGTCGGCTTCCAACCGCCGAATTTGCCGCAGTTTCCGCTGCGCGAGGCGTTGATGAAAGGAACGCTCTGGCAAGTGTTTTACGATCCTTACTACAGTCCTTACGAAGGGAAAAGAGGTGATGGTTCATGA
- a CDS encoding spore coat protein CotJB, with amino-acid sequence MKQMPKEYYEQLEELQAVDFALVELTLYLDTHPNDYQAIQQFNQLAQKRKQLKKQFEAAYGPIEQFGHSYSNYPWNWDDAPWPWQV; translated from the coding sequence ATGAAACAAATGCCCAAGGAGTATTACGAGCAGCTTGAGGAGCTGCAAGCCGTCGATTTTGCCCTCGTCGAGCTGACGCTTTATTTGGACACCCACCCGAACGATTATCAAGCCATTCAACAGTTTAACCAGCTCGCGCAAAAACGGAAGCAGCTGAAAAAACAGTTTGAAGCCGCCTATGGCCCGATTGAGCAGTTCGGCCATAGCTATTCGAACTACCCGTGGAACTGGGACGACGCGCCTTGGCCTTGGCAAGTGTAG
- a CDS encoding manganese catalase family protein: protein MWIYEKKLQYPVRVSTCNPRLAKYLIEQYGGADGELAAALRYLNQRYTLPPKVIGLLNDIGTEELAHLEMIATMVYKLTKDATPEQLKEAGLEPHYVDHERALFYHNAAGNPFTATYIQAKGDPITDLYEDIAAEEKARATYQWIINMSDDPDLNDGLRFLREREIIHAQRFREAVEILKEERNQKKIF from the coding sequence ATGTGGATTTATGAAAAAAAACTGCAATACCCGGTTCGCGTCAGCACGTGCAACCCGCGATTGGCGAAGTATTTAATCGAACAGTACGGCGGGGCGGACGGAGAGCTGGCGGCGGCGCTCCGTTACCTAAACCAGCGTTATACGCTGCCCCCGAAAGTGATCGGGCTGCTTAACGACATCGGCACCGAAGAACTTGCTCATTTGGAAATGATCGCGACAATGGTGTACAAACTGACGAAAGACGCGACGCCGGAGCAGCTGAAAGAAGCCGGCCTTGAGCCTCATTACGTCGATCATGAGCGCGCCCTCTTTTACCATAACGCCGCCGGCAACCCGTTTACGGCGACGTATATTCAAGCAAAAGGCGACCCCATCACCGACTTGTACGAAGACATCGCCGCTGAAGAGAAAGCGCGCGCCACCTACCAATGGATCATCAACATGAGCGACGATCCGGATTTAAACGATGGGCTCCGCTTTTTGCGCGAGCGGGAAATCATTCATGCGCAGCGATTCCGCGAAGCAGTGGAAATTTTGAAAGAAGAGCGCAACCAGAAAAAAATATTCTAA
- a CDS encoding YpbF family protein, translating into MTRFPDEFSLDEVTKEMLLAVIEKKKKWERLEKRSTLLQAAALAGLAAFLLYIIANAAAITAWSERFAWFFAAPAHLFILLLLCTVYWLAVYYYKGKCEKAENDFHALRCEIIQKSIDLWKNEEQWNGRHRLFEWLKREYDINLYYENG; encoded by the coding sequence ATGACCCGGTTTCCGGATGAATTTTCCCTCGATGAAGTGACAAAAGAAATGTTGCTTGCCGTCATTGAAAAAAAGAAAAAATGGGAGCGGCTTGAAAAGCGGTCGACGCTTTTGCAGGCGGCCGCGTTGGCCGGCTTGGCCGCGTTCCTTCTTTATATCATTGCCAACGCTGCAGCGATCACGGCGTGGAGTGAACGATTCGCCTGGTTTTTTGCCGCCCCGGCCCACCTTTTCATCTTGCTCCTGTTATGTACGGTGTATTGGCTGGCTGTTTATTATTATAAAGGAAAATGTGAAAAGGCGGAAAACGACTTTCATGCCCTCCGTTGCGAAATTATCCAGAAAAGCATCGATTTATGGAAAAATGAAGAACAATGGAATGGGCGTCACCGGCTGTTTGAATGGCTGAAGCGGGAGTACGACATCAACCTATATTATGAAAACGGCTGA
- a CDS encoding LysM peptidoglycan-binding domain-containing protein yields the protein MEEASGRLARKKRPASSAGAPPSRLKRRRQKEEQKRKYIPIRLLAFLFLTLPAAVTAVYYAQSKPGTITVVRHEESGSRETVRIIQEDGAKAEQTSEPKRAAGDGAKSESDAQTITHVVAANETLYSIAMKYYGTPAAMEIIKKENGLSTSRLEPGQTLRIPFPAQTE from the coding sequence ATGGAAGAGGCATCGGGGCGCCTGGCGCGGAAAAAACGCCCGGCGTCAAGCGCGGGGGCGCCGCCATCGCGCCTAAAACGGCGGCGGCAAAAAGAGGAGCAAAAACGAAAATACATTCCCATCCGTTTGCTCGCGTTTTTGTTTTTAACGCTGCCGGCTGCGGTGACGGCTGTTTACTATGCCCAGTCAAAGCCTGGAACGATCACAGTCGTCCGCCATGAAGAAAGCGGCAGCCGGGAGACGGTGCGCATTATTCAAGAAGATGGCGCGAAGGCGGAACAAACATCAGAGCCGAAGCGCGCCGCGGGTGACGGGGCAAAAAGCGAATCCGACGCGCAGACCATCACCCATGTGGTGGCGGCGAATGAAACGCTCTATAGCATTGCGATGAAATATTACGGCACGCCTGCCGCCATGGAGATCATCAAAAAAGAAAACGGCTTGTCAACGAGCCGGCTCGAGCCGGGGCAAACGCTGCGCATTCCGTTCCCCGCTCAGACGGAATAA
- a CDS encoding CPBP family intramembrane glutamic endopeptidase, whose amino-acid sequence MRRQSEQIKQMTDREVLIHLYITQGLLLLLAGGSSLFLFAREEWRRLWQFELRDVLVYGAGGAAFVLAAEFLAMRYLPDDWHDDGGVNEKIFRGRSIPHLFFLCALIAVTEEWLFRGIVQTHWGLWAASAIFAVLHVRYLEKWFLFMVVVLLSLFLGVLYEQTDSLWAAITAHFLIDFVLALHVRFKRGAEEERE is encoded by the coding sequence ATGAGGCGGCAAAGTGAACAAATCAAACAGATGACAGACCGCGAAGTGCTCATCCATCTTTATATCACGCAAGGGTTGCTGCTGCTTTTGGCCGGCGGCAGCTCGCTGTTTTTATTTGCTCGGGAGGAGTGGCGTCGGCTTTGGCAGTTTGAGCTGCGCGATGTGCTCGTGTACGGAGCCGGCGGGGCGGCGTTCGTGCTCGCTGCTGAGTTTTTGGCGATGCGCTATTTGCCGGACGATTGGCATGATGACGGCGGCGTCAATGAAAAAATATTCCGCGGCCGCTCGATTCCGCATCTCTTTTTTTTATGTGCGCTCATTGCGGTGACGGAAGAATGGCTGTTTCGCGGCATTGTGCAGACGCATTGGGGGCTATGGGCGGCAAGCGCCATTTTTGCCGTGCTGCACGTCCGGTATTTGGAAAAATGGTTTTTGTTTATGGTCGTCGTGCTGCTCAGTCTCTTTCTCGGCGTCCTTTACGAGCAGACTGACAGCTTATGGGCCGCCATCACCGCTCACTTTTTGATCGATTTTGTGCTTGCCTTACATGTTCGGTTCAAACGGGGGGCAGAGGAAGAAAGGGAGTGA